A region of Nerophis lumbriciformis linkage group LG26, RoL_Nlum_v2.1, whole genome shotgun sequence DNA encodes the following proteins:
- the LOC133623580 gene encoding uncharacterized protein, giving the protein MEKVKQDATLQTDSESLPLAPKRPRTDCTWQSLLTSQIFDSPSLISPGNASLVFTEQNGHAKAGKSCEQAQYTEVNGSPAAEVTTTHTSSPNENHFLHSQRYDSQVQLLSGPQTFEDCTSEMSSRIEWQRNEKSLEDKPPGDCSVPSKNGISIDKEVECQSDFSRDDSVASLSTQRENNHLEDKHNFADIVQMEEKENEKRDKCQLFDLRPDEDIPVILVEDKSKVKIYGGPAVCDRETNNDNGRSAISSSVECTEGSLISYDSASAKNIATQTGSTDDIGWAKGELGELTAEAQGKIVDHTPENHMSARLCRECAEGDNDAHPLSVIDPVVSGETVREAEGNHFNSGSSASEVLPPSVKVCELEIPLALISDGRPLDTAVQLSNQSVPLQQKDEKENLSQSYTQTQSYCVGSSETHNTTSCDGSCPSASSPQRPRKPFPAGDRIEESRGSMGHHAHEQSSCLPVSCDNPKAQYIEHPWSGTGTTDEPVYIQEMAGLANECGVYAYEINSEETMLQHNRPDNDVMTEQPPVEGLTEATRRIDEDSHCFFTEYHQTDETLEDKDELLAACFPSINDAVVPGPHELSPKFCSQSEDIAAVLKNKDTLSPVPSAFCLYNAMPGGFDNFHKLQLSPDDDEDDNVGQDHTSMAMNLIKSPQMNPSVSESEGDEQKEMPKETEMDQIHEKGGIFECHTDDSASGSFDSATNCTELVSEQELIPSECHPNEPATDSSGSNKPRSIQYPEFDMKKEYDLVLKELNLYFLISRSDSVCVNEAPTLDECSDVMCCRASQGKGHISSAEPALHCDPASDPDEDRTVQISVTDPESCRIYSHGDEQEVPNGRHLPQEASDPWQTELKRTAGSFMCLPLLQPQHHTLPWQAKKLEPLRTCARPIRLGLSKRAKPKTLHRLHPYKCTK; this is encoded by the exons ATGGAGAAAGTTAAGCAGGATGCCACTTTACAAACTGACAGTGAAAGTTTGCCACTTGCCCCCAAAAGACCAAGGACAGACTGTACGTGGCAGTCTCTGTTGACATCACAAATCTTTGATTCCCCATCATTGATCTCACCTGGAAATGCAAGTCTAGTATTCACAGAACAAAATGGACATGCTAAGGCTGGAAAATCATGTGAACAAGCTCAATACACTGAAGTAAATGGCAGCCCCGCTGCTGAAGTCACAACAACCCACACATCATCGCCCAACGAGAACCACTTCCTTCATAGCCAACGATATGATTCGCAAGTCCAGCTTTTATCAGGGCCTCAGACATTCGAAGACTGCACCAGTGAGATGTCCAGTCGTATTGAGTGGCAACGAAACGAGAAATCACTTGAAGACAAACCTCCTGGTGATTGCAGCGTGCCTTCTAAAAATGGAATTTCAATTGACAAGGAGGTCGAATGTCAGTCTGATTTCTCTCGTGACGACAGTGTTGCCAGTTTAAGTACACAAAGGGAAAATAATCACTTGGAGGACAAGCACAATTTTGCTGATATTGTTCAAATGGAAGAAAAAGAGAATGAGAAGAGAGACAAATGTCAATTATTTGACCTTAGACCTGATGAGGACATCCCTGTAATCTTGGTAGAAGACAAAAGCAAAGTGAAGATTTACGGTGGCCCTGCTGTGTGCGACAGGGAAACGAATAACGACAATGGGAGGAGTGCTATCTCTTCTTCCGTTGAATGTACTGAGGGATCACTTATCTCTTACGACAGTGCATCAGCCAAAAATATTGCCACCCAGACAGGTAGCACTGATGACATTGGGTGGGCAAAAGGAGAGCTTGGTGAGCTGACAGCCGAAGCACAGGGCAAAATAGTTGATCACACACCGGAGAATCACATGTCTGCGAGGCTCTGCCGAGAGTGTGCTGAAGGAGATAATGATGCACATCCTCTCAGTGTAATTGATCCTGTAGTCTCGGGAGAAACTGTCAGGGAGGCTGAAGGGAATCACTTCAATTCAGGGAGCAGCGCAAGTGAAGTATTACCTCCATCAGTAAAAGTCTGCGAGCTGGAAATACCTCTTGCTCTCATATCTGACGGCAGACCATTAGACACGGCAGTGCAGTTGTCTAACCAGAGTGTACCACTGCAGCAGAAAGACGAAAAAGAGAACTTGAGTCAATCATACACCCAAACTCAGTCATACTGCGTTGGCTCCAGTGAGACACATAACACAACAAGCTGTGACGGCAGCTGTCCTTCGGCATCGAGTCCACAAAGGCCTAGAAAACCTTTTCCAGCTGGGGACAGAATAGAAGAAAGCCGTGGAAGTATGGGACATCATGCACACGAGCAGTCCAGCTGTTTGCCTGTCAGCTGCGACAACCCGAAGGCTCAGTACATTGAGCATCCCTGGTCTGGAACTGGCACGACAGACGAGCCAGTCTATATTCAAGAGATGGCAGGTCTTGCTAATGAATGTGGAGTGTATGCATATGAAATTAATTCAGAGGAAACAATGCTGCAACACAATAGACCAGACAATGACGTCATGACTGAGCAACCACCCGTGGAGGGCTTGACAGAGGCGACCAGGCGAATCGATGAAGATTCGCATTGTTTTTTCACTGAATACCACCAAACAGATGAGACGCTGGAGGACAAAGATGAGCTTTTGGCCGCATGCTTTCCTTCAATCAACGATGCAGTCGTACCAGGCCCACATGAATTAAGCCCGAAATTCTGCTCACAAAGCGAAGACATCGCCGCGGTTCTCAAAAATAAGGACACATTGTCACCAGTGCCATCTGCCTTCTGCCTCTACAATGCCATGCCAGGGGGCTTTGACAACTTCCACAAGCTCCAACTGTCAccagatgatgatgaggatgataatGTTGGCCAAGATCACACCAGCATGGCCATGAATCTAATCAAATCCCCCCAAATGAACCCCTCCGTGTCAGAATCAGAGGGTGATGAGCAGAAGGAGATGCCAAAAGAGACTGAGATGGACCAGATCCATGAGAAGGGTGGCATATTTGAGTGTCACACTGACGACTCGGCCAGTGGAAGTTTTGACAGTGCTACCAACTGTACTGAACTTGTCTCAGAGCAGGAACTCATTCCTTCAGAATGTCACCCAAATGAGCCTGCCACTGATTCCTCTGGGAGCAACAAACCGCGCTCGATCCAGTACCCAGAATTTGACATGAAAAAAGAATATGACTTGGTCTTGAAGGAGCTGAATCTATATTTCCTTATTAGTAGAAGTGATTCTGTATGCGTCAATGAAGCGCCAACACTTGATGAGTGCAGTGATGTGATGTGCTGCCGAGCTTCTCAGGGTAAAGGTCACATCAGCAGCGCAGAACCGGCGCTCCACTGCGACCCAGCTTCAG ACCCTGATGAGGACCGCACTGTGCAAATAAGTGTAACAGATCCAGAGTCATGTCGTATCTACAGTCATGGTGATGAACAGGAAGTGCCCAATGGCCGCCACCTTCCCCAAGAGGCATCAG ATCCCTGGCAGACAGAGCTGAAAAGGACAGCGGGCTCCTTTATGTGTCTCCCTCTCTTGCAGCCGCAGCACCACA CACTGCCGTGGCAGGCCAAGAAACTGGAGCCTCTGAGGACATGCGCACGACCAATCCGTCTGGGACTATCCAAGCGAGCCAAACCCAAAACCCTGCACCGTCTCCACCCTTACAAATGTACCAAATGA